CCACTTTTGGCTGATAGGTCTCAAGCATTTCCCTATGAAGGTGTTAAAGAGCGACTGCAAGATTTAAGCGACTACAAAAATTATCGCATGGTGATCATAAGTGGACGTAGTTTGGAAGATTTAGAGAGATTCTTAAAGTCGATTGATCCCAGACTCGAACTTTGGGGATCTCATGGGCTTGAACATCTCAACCAAAGTGGACAAAGAAAATGTGAACCTGTTGACCCAAGTATCCAGGAAGGCTTGCAAAAAGCTTTAGAAGCTTGTTTGCTGTACTTTCCTTCTCAGCGTTGCGAAATCAAACCCTTTGGTATTGCATTTCACTGGCGAGGGATTGATGAAAAGGCTAGGGAAAAAATAAAACAGGTCATCCTTCCTGATTGGGAAAAGATCACGCAAGCTTATCCTCTGCATATTTATCAATTTGATGGGGGTTTAGAACTCAAACCTAGGGATCGAAACAAAGGAGACGTTGTCAAAGAACTCCTGCAAAATACACCATCAGACGTACCTGTTGTTTACATGGGTGATGATCAAACGGATGAGGATGCATTTAAGGTCCTAGGAGAAAGAGGGCTCAAAGTTCTTGTTAGAAAAGAATTTCGTCCTACTTTAGCCGATGTTCACCTAGTTCCACCGGAAGAATTACTTACTTTTTTTGATCGTTGCAAATCAATGGCATAGGTTTAATATGGATGATAATCTTGAGAGTAGTCGCTTAATGATCGTTTCCAATCGATTACCGGTCGTTTTTTCACGGGAAGATGGAAAACTAAAATCAAGCCCTGGTTCTGGAGGACTTGTCACTGCTCTAGCCCCTGTATTAAAAAATCGGGGAGGGATTTGGGTGGGTTGGCCTGGATTTGTTGAAGGTGACGAACAAGAAGTGATCCAAGAAATGAATAAATCCCAGAAAGAGGTCGGCTTTTCCTTTTCCCCCGTTTTTCTGACAAAAGAAGATGTTGATTTATACTACAACGGCTTTGCAAATGAAGTGATTTGGCCTCTCTTCCATGATTTACAGTCGGATTGCCGCTTTGATCCAAAATATTGGACAAAAGCTCAAGAGGTCACACACAAATTTGCACTTGCAGTTCAAAAGAAACATAAGAAAAATGACTTTACTTGGGTGCATGATTACCATTTGATTCTTTTAGGTGGAGAGCTTCGTAAATTAAATATTACATCCAAGCTGGCCTTTTTTTTACACATCCCCTTTCCTGCCCCAGATATCTTTTTGAAACTCCCTTGGCGCTTCCAGATTCTACGTGCATTATTGGAATATGACTTGATCGGATTCCAAACCATGCAAGATCAAAAAAACTTTGTCCACTGCTTGCGAAAGCTTCTTCCTGATATCAATCTTACAAGTTCACGTGGCTTACATTTTTGCGAGCTCGGAGAGCGAGAGATTCGAATTGGCTCCTTTCCTATCAGTATTGACTTTAATGCATTTTCAAAATCCGCAGCTAAAAAAGAAATTGCCAATCACGCAAAGATCAGCCACGAAAAGTTGAGTGGGCAAAAGATTATTTTTTCATTGGACCGCTTGGATATCACAAAAGGCATTCCCTATCGATTGGAAGCGATTCGAGATTTGCTTAAACATCATCCAGAACTTCATGCAAAAATTACCTTTATTCAAGTCGTCATTCCTAGCCGAACAGATATTCCTAAGTATCAGAATCTAAAAAACGAAGTAGATCGTTTAGTCGGAGAAATTAATAGCCAATTTACCCAAGCAGGTTGGGTACCGATTGAATATCTATTTCGCCCTCTCACACAACAAGAACTGCTTGCTTTTTATCGCACTTCCGAAATAGTCCTAGTAACACCAGTTAGAGATGGAATGAATCTTGTCTCAAAAGAATTTGTAGCTTCAAATGTGGAAGAAAACGGCGTTTTGATTTTGAGTGAATTTGCCGGGGCAGCTGCTCAATTTCAACATGAAGCCTTTTTAATTAACCCTTATGACATTGAAGGACTATCAAAAGCGATTTTTGATGCCTTGCAACTTCCTAAAGAAGAACGAAAAAAAAGAATGAAAAAAATGCGCAGAAATACAAAACGACATGATATTTTTCGATGGGTGCGCCTCTATTTAAGAGCCGCATTTTCAAAAGACCTTCAAGATTTTCCTGTTATTCAAGAATATGTGCCCACGGAAAATCCACCTGAACAAACTTAATTATCTGATTGATTGTTCTCTAGCTCTTCCAAGCTAGTACTTATTAATCTTACATGCTTGTTAATAAAAATGAGCATAAAATCTTTACTATTAGAATGAAAAACTCTCACAACTTAGCCTTTTCAACACCTAGATTTTTGTGATCATTCTTTCTTCAATTTCAAATGAGACTTTTTTACATTTTCTGTTGATCAAATAAATCTCATCAGTTTTGTAATCCATCAAGAAACAGCCTAAAATCCCTTTTCCCATTTATTTTTTGCTACAAAAAACTAGACAGAAGAATATCCGTGCAAATTCAGTAAAATGGCTTCAATAATGGTTCTATATTTCTATTAAAAGAAAAAATTCAAAAGAATACGCTACCACATTAGATGCTAACAATAAGTATTTTAAAAAAAAGACATTCAATAATCTCAGCCAAATAGATGCTTATCCATTATTTTTTTTGTAAAAAAATAATATGTATGATTCAATCGATTTGAAAAATTATTAAGATATGAAGAGGAAATTCATGATTTTACGTATACTCATCTTAGCGCTGACATTTGCTATCCCTTTATCTGCAATCGAAGAAAATAAAGTGATTGCTAGTACTACAGATCTCACACCCAACAATAAAAGTTGTGTTGGATGCAATAGCTGCCGTCAAAAACCTTCTGCAGCCGAATTGTTGCAATCCATACATACGATTCTAAATAATGAGATATTACTCCTACCACAACTGCAACCACAACTTGTGCAACTATTACAACAAATTGTGAATGAGGGTGGAATAGGAATTGTAGGTCCTCAAGGGCCTACGGGTCCTAGTGGACCTGCAGGTGCTACGGGAGCCACTGGCGCTGCAGGAGCAACAGGAGCTACCGGTGCAGCAGGAGGTGTACTAGACTTTGCAGATTTTTATGCATTGATGCCCCCAGATAACGCTGCAACCGTTGCGGCTGGAGGAGATGTTGATTTTCCAAATGATGGACCTTCGAGCGGCACAGGTTTAATTGCGCGTACTGGTGCTGATACGTTTAATTTGGCAGAAATTGGTTTTTACCAAGTCTTGTTTCAAGTGAGTGTAGCTGAAGCTGGCCAGCTGGTCCTAACCCTTAATTCGGGAGCCGGAGCTCTTGAGCTGCCTTATACAGTTGTGGGGCGTGCAACGGGTACTTCCCAAATAGTAGGAATGGCTCTTCTGGAAACAACTGTTATTAATTCCATACTCACTGTACGTAATCCTGCTTCAGAAAGTACAGCATTAACTATAACTCCTTTGGCAGGTGGAACAGAGCCAGTTTCTGCACATCTAGTTATTACACGAATCAAATAGTCATTAAAGTAGGAAATATCGTATGACATACTTCATGAGAAAGATATATGTAGCAGTAACTCTCTTGTCGATTACTTCATTGGGTTATGCCAACGAAGATTATGATAATTCACTGACCTGTGGAGAAACTGAGAACGACTTTTGCTGCGAACCTATTAGTTGTGGCCTCGGGTTCATCAGTGCTGATCTATTATATTGGAGAGCTTTCGAAAGTGGGCTTGATGCTTGCGTTCCTGGACAAGTTTCCGACATTGTGACATCGGACGGAAAAGTGGTTTCTAGATTCAAAGGAAGGGGTCGAGACCCTCACTTTGATTGGAATCCAGGTTTTCGAATCGCTGCCGGTTATGAACTGCCTTGCAGCGACTTAGATATAGCAGCATCTTGGACGTATTTTCATTCTCGTTCGCATGGCCCGAGAAATCATGGAAATAAAATTCGATGGAATCTCAATTTTGATGCTGTAGATGTTGTAGCTGGCTATGAATCAGATTTCGGTGCATGTTTTGCTCTGAGACCTTTTGGGGGATTGCGTGGAGCATGGATCGATCAAAAGCTACGCATACATGGGACTTCCAATTCAGCAAGTTCTTCTGTAACAAATGACCTGCTTGAGGCCAAAACAAAGAATAAAGAAAATTTCTGGGGAGTAGGTCCTTTAATAGGTCTTGGAGCAGACTGGAACATCGGATGTGGTTTTAGCTTATATACAAGTGCCTCTATAGCTTGGTTATATGGAAACATTGATGTAAGACTTAGGGAAGCTGATGAGACTGTAGATACGGTTAACCTTTGCAGGGTAAAAAAACGTCTCGATGCTAATCTAGCGGTTGCTGATGCTGCATTGGGCATTCGCTGGCAAACATGTTTTTGCAGAAATACTCGATTAATTTTACAGCTAGGCTTAGAGCACCACCGTTATTTTGATTACAACCGAATTGGCGGTTATGGTGATCTGTGCTTTGATGGATTCAATTTTTCTGCTGGGCTTGAGTTTTAAGCCCTGTCTTTCATAAAAACTTGATCTGAATAGAGAGAAGTTTTTGTAACGTAGTTGACGATTCGATTTGGTTCATGATTCCACGTGAACCAAATCCTCCTTTTAGGTTTACAAATCCGTGCCTATGGAGACATTCATCTATAAAATTAACTATTGGAATGATTTCTCTCAAGCTCTTCTAGTTTTTTTTCAAGCTTTTCAATGCGCTCCAAATACTTGCCAATATTACGGGCTTGGACAGATTGGCGGTTATGCTCGGACAGTGAAAGAGCTGGAAATCCCCCATATTTTCCGGGCTTCATCAAGGATTTAGTTACACCTGATTTAGCGGCGATAATCACGCCTGAAACAATCTCTAAGTGTCCTCCAATAGCGGCTTGTCCTCCAATGACAACATGATTCCCAATCTTTGTCGAACCCGCAATCCCTGTTTGAGCGACAACTAAACAATGTGCTCCAATTGTGACACCATGGGCAATTTGGACTGCATTGTTAATTTTGGATCCTTTTCCCACGCGCGTTTCCTTAAATCGTGCTCGATCAATTGTGACATTCGATCCAATTTCCACATCATCTTCAATCACCACAATTCCAATTTGATTAAGCTTGGTATGTTGGCCTCTGGCATCGGTCGTATAGCCAAAACCGCATGCACCAATAACCGCTCCTGGCTGCAAAATCACGCGGTTTCCAATTTGACATCTTTCCCGAACTGTCACGTTTGGATAAAAGAAACAATCATCTCCGATAAAAGAATGTGGGCCAATATAGCACCCCGCCCCTATAGCCGTATTATCACCAATTTGAGCTCCATGGTCAATTACAGCATGAGGTCCAATCGTTACGTTGTCTCCAATAACTGCCGTTTCATGTACAACTGCCGTGGAGTGGATTCCAAAAAAGCCGGATTGACCTTTACTTTCTTCAAAAAAGGCTTCAACCGTTTTTTGAAAGGCACGAGAAGGATCTTCTACAATTAGAACATTGCGATTTTCATCATACGCACTATCGTCCGAAATAAAAACAACCCCTGCTTTCGATTTACGCATAGCTTCATCATAGCGAGCAGTCGTATACTTAGGC
This window of the Parachlamydia acanthamoebae genome carries:
- the otsB gene encoding trehalose-phosphatase, which encodes MNVLERFFSELSAKKKCLFLLDYDGTLAPLLADRSQAFPYEGVKERLQDLSDYKNYRMVIISGRSLEDLERFLKSIDPRLELWGSHGLEHLNQSGQRKCEPVDPSIQEGLQKALEACLLYFPSQRCEIKPFGIAFHWRGIDEKAREKIKQVILPDWEKITQAYPLHIYQFDGGLELKPRDRNKGDVVKELLQNTPSDVPVVYMGDDQTDEDAFKVLGERGLKVLVRKEFRPTLADVHLVPPEELLTFFDRCKSMA
- a CDS encoding alpha,alpha-trehalose-phosphate synthase (UDP-forming), with product MDDNLESSRLMIVSNRLPVVFSREDGKLKSSPGSGGLVTALAPVLKNRGGIWVGWPGFVEGDEQEVIQEMNKSQKEVGFSFSPVFLTKEDVDLYYNGFANEVIWPLFHDLQSDCRFDPKYWTKAQEVTHKFALAVQKKHKKNDFTWVHDYHLILLGGELRKLNITSKLAFFLHIPFPAPDIFLKLPWRFQILRALLEYDLIGFQTMQDQKNFVHCLRKLLPDINLTSSRGLHFCELGEREIRIGSFPISIDFNAFSKSAAKKEIANHAKISHEKLSGQKIIFSLDRLDITKGIPYRLEAIRDLLKHHPELHAKITFIQVVIPSRTDIPKYQNLKNEVDRLVGEINSQFTQAGWVPIEYLFRPLTQQELLAFYRTSEIVLVTPVRDGMNLVSKEFVASNVEENGVLILSEFAGAAAQFQHEAFLINPYDIEGLSKAIFDALQLPKEERKKRMKKMRRNTKRHDIFRWVRLYLRAAFSKDLQDFPVIQEYVPTENPPEQT
- a CDS encoding Lpg1974 family pore-forming outer membrane protein, producing MTYFMRKIYVAVTLLSITSLGYANEDYDNSLTCGETENDFCCEPISCGLGFISADLLYWRAFESGLDACVPGQVSDIVTSDGKVVSRFKGRGRDPHFDWNPGFRIAAGYELPCSDLDIAASWTYFHSRSHGPRNHGNKIRWNLNFDAVDVVAGYESDFGACFALRPFGGLRGAWIDQKLRIHGTSNSASSSVTNDLLEAKTKNKENFWGVGPLIGLGADWNIGCGFSLYTSASIAWLYGNIDVRLREADETVDTVNLCRVKKRLDANLAVADAALGIRWQTCFCRNTRLILQLGLEHHRYFDYNRIGGYGDLCFDGFNFSAGLEF
- the lpxD gene encoding UDP-3-O-(3-hydroxymyristoyl)glucosamine N-acyltransferase produces the protein MIQKAFTLAELAEMTQAKLVGNPQHLITGVADLVTAGENDASFLSKPKYTTARYDEAMRKSKAGVVFISDDSAYDENRNVLIVEDPSRAFQKTVEAFFEESKGQSGFFGIHSTAVVHETAVIGDNVTIGPHAVIDHGAQIGDNTAIGAGCYIGPHSFIGDDCFFYPNVTVRERCQIGNRVILQPGAVIGACGFGYTTDARGQHTKLNQIGIVVIEDDVEIGSNVTIDRARFKETRVGKGSKINNAVQIAHGVTIGAHCLVVAQTGIAGSTKIGNHVVIGGQAAIGGHLEIVSGVIIAAKSGVTKSLMKPGKYGGFPALSLSEHNRQSVQARNIGKYLERIEKLEKKLEELERNHSNS